One window of Phycisphaerae bacterium genomic DNA carries:
- a CDS encoding DUF1801 domain-containing protein, producing the protein MQSKAKTVEAYLAELPEDRRAAIEAVRAVIRKNLDPEYEEGMQYGMIGYYVPHRVYPQGYHCDPKQPLPFGGLASQKNHMSLYLMCLYGASDAFDWFRKAWEATGKKLDMGKACIRFKKLDDLPLELIGEVVRRTPVKVYVSRMEAALRSGSGRTSGAAKETQKKTSAKPSKRPSGKSKRP; encoded by the coding sequence ATGCAGAGCAAGGCGAAGACCGTCGAAGCATACCTCGCGGAATTGCCGGAGGATCGGCGCGCCGCGATCGAGGCCGTTCGAGCCGTCATCCGGAAAAACCTCGATCCCGAATACGAAGAAGGCATGCAGTACGGAATGATCGGGTATTATGTGCCGCACCGGGTGTACCCGCAGGGCTATCACTGTGATCCGAAACAACCGTTACCGTTCGGCGGGCTGGCCTCGCAGAAGAACCACATGTCGCTGTACCTGATGTGCCTGTATGGCGCGAGCGACGCGTTCGACTGGTTCCGGAAAGCGTGGGAAGCGACCGGCAAGAAGCTGGATATGGGCAAGGCCTGCATTCGGTTCAAGAAACTGGATGATCTGCCGCTCGAGCTCATCGGCGAAGTCGTACGGCGGACGCCCGTCAAGGTGTATGTTTCGCGCATGGAGGCCGCCCTGCGCAGCGGGAGCGGTCGCACATCGGGCGCAGCCAAAGAGACTCAGAAGAAGACATCCGCGAAGCCTTCGAAAAGGCCGTCCGGAAAGAGCAAGCGACCATAG
- a CDS encoding Mrp/NBP35 family ATP-binding protein gives MALTAEAIRQALSRVMDPELGKDLVTLNMIKAIAIDGGRVRVDVELTTPGCPLKDKIKSDIERELKKLDGVREIDINWSARVRETPKLAAAMPGVKNAVAVGAGKGGVGKSTISVLTAIGLARDGARVGLLDADVYGPSIPKMVGLEFERPTVRGEKLVPLEAHGIRIMSMGFLVEPEKAVVWRGPMVHGVIQQFLRQVDWGELDYLIVDLPPGTGDVPLTLAQSLPMTGAVIVCTPQEVALLDALKALRMYQQLNVDILGIVENMSYFRAPDTGKEYDLFGRGGARRAADRVGVPFLGEVPINISIRESGDSGTPLDNFERSDAATRDGIMHFVRNIAGQVSIRNMADNQPLELKIT, from the coding sequence ATGGCGTTGACGGCAGAAGCGATTCGACAGGCACTGAGCCGCGTGATGGACCCCGAATTGGGGAAAGATCTCGTCACGCTGAACATGATCAAGGCAATTGCCATTGATGGCGGCCGCGTCCGGGTGGATGTCGAGCTGACGACACCCGGCTGCCCGCTGAAGGACAAAATCAAGAGCGACATTGAGCGGGAGTTGAAAAAGCTCGATGGCGTTCGCGAGATTGATATCAACTGGAGTGCTCGCGTGCGCGAAACACCGAAGCTCGCCGCGGCGATGCCGGGGGTTAAGAATGCCGTTGCCGTCGGCGCGGGCAAGGGCGGTGTCGGCAAGTCGACAATCAGCGTTCTGACGGCGATCGGGCTTGCCCGCGACGGAGCGCGCGTCGGCCTGCTGGACGCGGACGTGTACGGGCCTTCCATCCCGAAAATGGTGGGGCTTGAATTTGAACGCCCGACGGTTCGCGGTGAGAAGCTTGTCCCGCTGGAAGCGCATGGCATCCGTATCATGTCGATGGGCTTTCTGGTCGAGCCCGAGAAAGCGGTCGTGTGGCGCGGGCCGATGGTTCATGGCGTGATACAGCAGTTCCTGCGGCAGGTGGACTGGGGCGAGCTGGATTATCTCATCGTGGATCTCCCGCCGGGAACAGGTGACGTTCCATTGACACTCGCTCAGTCGCTTCCCATGACCGGCGCCGTGATCGTCTGCACGCCGCAGGAAGTCGCGCTGCTCGATGCACTCAAGGCGCTGCGAATGTACCAGCAGTTGAATGTGGACATTCTTGGCATCGTCGAGAACATGAGCTACTTTCGCGCGCCCGATACGGGAAAGGAATATGACCTGTTTGGACGAGGCGGGGCCCGGCGTGCGGCCGATCGCGTGGGCGTGCCTTTCCTCGGCGAGGTGCCCATCAACATTTCGATTCGCGAATCGGGTGATTCGGGCACGCCGCTGGATAACTTCGAACGTTCGGACGCAGCCACCCGCGACGGTATCATGCACTTCGTTCGGAACATCGCGGGACAGGTGAGCATTCGAAACATGGCGGACAATCAGCCGCTGGAACTGAAGATCACATGA
- a CDS encoding queuosine precursor transporter, with product MHERGRENRSPEDVAELPNTRHYKYYDLIMAVFVTVLLCSNLIGPGKTCGIRLPFSLPGIGDFLTFGAGNLFFPISYIFGDVLTEVYGYARTRKVIWAGFGAMIFATLMGLFVIHFPADPNEPFNKVIQPALEVVFGNTWRIVLGSICAFWAGDFVNSYVMAKMKIMTRGKALWTRTIGSTAVGQLVDSALFYPIAFAGVWAPDTMVKVIVFNWTFKVTVEVVFTPITYAIIGFLKRAEDEDYYDTKTNFTPFSLSD from the coding sequence ATGCACGAACGCGGCCGCGAAAATCGATCGCCGGAAGATGTCGCCGAACTGCCGAACACACGTCACTATAAGTACTACGATCTCATCATGGCCGTCTTCGTGACGGTGCTGCTTTGCTCCAACCTGATTGGTCCGGGCAAGACGTGCGGCATTCGACTTCCTTTTTCGCTGCCAGGCATCGGGGACTTTCTGACGTTCGGCGCGGGCAACCTCTTCTTCCCGATCAGCTATATCTTCGGGGACGTGCTGACGGAGGTTTACGGCTATGCCCGCACGCGAAAAGTCATCTGGGCCGGCTTCGGTGCCATGATTTTCGCAACCCTCATGGGCCTGTTCGTCATTCACTTTCCGGCCGATCCCAACGAACCATTCAACAAGGTCATTCAGCCGGCGTTGGAGGTCGTGTTCGGGAATACGTGGCGTATCGTGCTTGGATCGATCTGTGCATTCTGGGCTGGAGACTTTGTTAATTCGTACGTCATGGCCAAGATGAAGATCATGACCCGGGGGAAGGCACTGTGGACGCGAACCATCGGATCGACCGCAGTCGGCCAGCTGGTGGACAGCGCGCTGTTTTATCCGATTGCGTTCGCTGGAGTCTGGGCACCGGACACGATGGTCAAGGTGATCGTGTTTAACTGGACATTCAAGGTGACGGTCGAAGTCGTATTTACGCCGATCACCTATGCGATCATCGGTTTCCTGAAGCGCGCGGAGGACGAGGACTACTACGATACGAA